Proteins co-encoded in one Bacteroidia bacterium genomic window:
- the aroE gene encoding shikimate dehydrogenase (AroE; catalyzes the conversion of shikimate to 3-dehydroshikimate), translating into MSYFGLIGFPLSHSFSQKIFQQQFGEAHQYDLLPCETISQVESRLKKNHKYSGFNVTIPYKEQVINLLDELSMEASEIKAVNTILVEKSGRKVGYNTDSNAFKITLLEWLPELPKSAIILGGGGASKAVAYALRSLGVPFSVVERKPHISKHLSYSQLNQIGLGEFELIVNTTPCGMHPNVSETPPILLNQISANHKVYDLIYNPHTTALMQSAADKKAATLNGINMLKLQAKIAWNIWGLTNK; encoded by the coding sequence GTGAGTTATTTTGGGCTTATTGGCTTTCCGCTTTCCCACAGCTTTTCACAAAAAATATTTCAGCAACAATTTGGTGAGGCACATCAGTATGATTTATTACCCTGCGAAACAATTTCTCAGGTAGAAAGCCGGCTAAAAAAAAACCATAAATATTCCGGTTTTAATGTTACAATTCCCTATAAAGAACAAGTAATCAATTTGTTGGATGAATTAAGTATGGAGGCTTCCGAAATAAAAGCTGTTAATACTATTTTGGTGGAAAAAAGTGGAAGAAAAGTCGGATACAATACAGATTCCAATGCTTTTAAGATAACCCTATTAGAGTGGTTACCGGAGTTACCAAAGTCCGCAATAATATTAGGAGGTGGAGGTGCGTCTAAAGCTGTTGCTTATGCTTTGAGGAGTTTAGGAGTTCCTTTTTCGGTTGTAGAGAGAAAACCGCATATTTCTAAGCATCTTTCTTATAGTCAGTTAAATCAAATTGGGCTTGGTGAATTTGAGCTTATTGTAAACACAACTCCCTGCGGAATGCATCCCAATGTATCTGAAACACCCCCAATTTTACTGAATCAAATTTCTGCTAACCATAAAGTTTATGACTTAATTTACAACCCTCATACAACAGCCCTCATGCAAAGCGCAGCAGATAAAAAAGCAGCAACTTTAAACGGAATTAATATGCTAAAACTACAAGCTAAGATTGCTTGGAATATTTGGGGGCTTACTAACAAATAA